In Bicyclus anynana chromosome 13, ilBicAnyn1.1, whole genome shotgun sequence, a genomic segment contains:
- the LOC112043098 gene encoding organic cation transporter protein isoform X1 translates to MDKERALEEMMGKLGDFGRYQGFQFFLHILAALTAGLHMLSLVTVAAVPEHRCWIDGVDSNETIAAWNSSEILKAIPRTETGALDNCLMYNELNEKIPCEKWVFDSRYRTSSRAIEWNLVCDQRWRGAIAQTVYMLGVFTGAVFLGGLADKVGRKTVFCWSGVLQLILGVLVSFIPEYWSFLGVLFFYAIFGSAGAYIPAFVLTMEIVGASKRTACGVAFQCAFAFGIMLVAGWGAIIDDRQILQVVYGLHGLLLIPHIWIMDESPRWLWAQGRPKEAVDIVQKGLKCNGSDEVLDRAELVSKGKIESSKVTEEQQPSASTLDLFKTPNLRNKTLNICLCWFANSLVYYGLTLSTGKLEGNPYLITAVFGLVELPSYAAVIYFLDIWGRRALICSMMIIGGSACIIAAFIPTGTIISTVVVIAGKLFIAGSFAIVYNYSAELFPTVVRNSAIGLGSMCARLSGALTPLITLLDSFNPKIPAVTFGLVALVSGFLCCFLPETMNQPMPQSILDGENFGKGDTCFKICVGKSENVDVYTVEDKAAEVMVPLDDVEKKA, encoded by the exons GGGATTTCGGGCGCTATCAAGGTTTCCAATTCTTCCTTCACATCCTGGCGGCGCTGACGGCAGGCCTGCATATGCTCTCCCTGGTGACCGTCGCCGCAGTACCAGAACACAG gtGCTGGATTGACGGAGTAGACAGTAATGAAACCATCGCAGCGTGGAATTCTTCCGAAATATTAAAAGCTATACCGCGTACAGAAACAGGCGCCTTGGACAACTGTTTGATGTACAATGAGTTGAACGAAAAGATACCTTGCGAAAAATGGGTATTCGATTCAAGATACAGAACATCTTCTCGTGCCATTGAATGGAACCTTGTCTGCGACCAAAGGTGGAGAGGTGCAATCGCTCAAACTGTTTATATGTTAGGTGTTTTCACCGGTGCAGTGTTTTTAGGAGGGTTAGCCGATAAAGTTGGTCGTAAAACTGTTTTCTGCTGGTCTGGTGTGCTTCAGTTAATATTGGGTGTTCTTGTCTCATTCATACCAGAATATTGGTCGTTTTTAGGTGTCCTATTTTTCTATGCCATTTTTGGATCCGCCGGGGCATATATACCAGCATTTGTTTTAACTATGGAAATTGTTGGGGCAAGTAAAAGAACGGCATGTGGAGTCGCTTTTCAATGTGCTTTCGCGTTTGGTATCATGCTAGTAGCTGGTTGGGGCGCTATCATTGACGATAGACAAATCCTTCAAGTCGTGTACGGATTGCACGGTCTTCTTCTAATTCCACATATATGGATCATGGATGAATCGCCACGTTGGCTTTGGGCACAAGGAAGACCTAAAGAGGCTGTAGATATCGTTCAAAAGGGTTTAAAGTGCAATGGATCCGATGAAGTATTAGATAGAGCTGAGTTAGTATCTAAGGGGAAAATAGAATCCTCCAAAGTTACTGAAGAGCAGCAGCCGTCTGCCAGCACATTAGATCTCTTTAAGACACCTAATCTCcgtaataaaactttaaatatttgctTATGTTGGTTTGCTAACTCTTTAGTATATTACGGGCTTACACTAAGTACTGGTAAACTTGAGGGAAATCCGTATCTTATCACAGCTGTTTTCGGTTTGGTTGAACTTCCAAGTTATGCAGCAGTTATATATTTCCTGGATATTTGGGGCCGTAGAGCGCTCATTTGTTCTATGATGATTATAGGCGGGAGTGCATGTATTATTGCAGCTTTTATCCCCACCGGCACTATTATTTCAACCGTTGTGGTTATAGCAGGCAAATTATTTATAGCTGGTTCGTTTGCTATTGTATATAACTATTCTGCAGAATTGTTCCCTACCGTAGTGCGGAACTCTGCTATAGGTTTAGGTTCTATGTGTGCTCGATTATCTGGTGCATTGACACCTTTAATTACTTTGCTAGATTCTTTTAACCCTAAAATTCCTGCAGTAACTTTTGGACTAGTCGCTCTAGTTTCCGGATTTCTGTGTTGTTTCTTACCAGAGACTATGAATCAACCAATGCCACAATCCATACTAGATGGAGAGAACTTTGGAAAAGGTGACACTTGTTTCAAAATTTGTGTTGGAAAGTCAGAAAATGTAGATGTATATACCGTTGAAGATAAAGCGGCTGAAGTAATGGTTCCTTTGGATGATGTTGAAAAGAAAGCGTAG
- the LOC112043098 gene encoding organic cation transporter protein isoform X2 has translation MDKERALEEMMGKLGDFGRYQGFQFFLHILAALTAGLHMLSLVTVAAVPEHRCAINGVDSSNHTELWTSELVTNAIPLNIHGKLDSCKKYGENNTIVECDTWVYNTDYFSSSRGIEWDFVCSRRWMGAIAQTAYMFGVVVGSIVLGRLCDRHGRKTTFVLSSVFQIIFGTTVAFATDYYTFIVIRFLYGIFGSGSYIAGFVLTMELVGPRRRTICGVTFQIMFAVGIMVLAAWGYFVDNRFYLQIIYGLHAVILVPHWFLMDESPRWLWSQGRARESVAIIEKALKMNRSTETVETSVLVSQCKVTCAKYSDEQSSGTCDLFKTRNMLKKTFIICGCWFANSVVYYGLSLNTGKLNGNPYFITFLMGVVELPSYVIIMYYLDRVGHRALISVMMLLGGISCLVVVALPHGSTSATGVVMVGKMFISGSYSIIYKYSAELFPTVVRSSGVGLGSMSASISGALTPLISLLDSLNPKIPTIIFAFLALLSGFSTFFLPETVGRTLPQSIEDGEKFGVGDTCFTNCSGRRMSNTSEDLPETMIPLDLTVKKS, from the exons GGGATTTCGGGCGCTATCAAGGTTTCCAATTCTTCCTTCACATCCTGGCGGCGCTGACGGCAGGCCTGCATATGCTCTCCCTGGTGACCGTCGCCGCAGTACCAGAACACAG GTGCGCGATAAACGGAGTAGACAGTTCGAACCACACAGAGCTATGGACGTCCGAATTAGTTACTAATGCAATCCCATTAAACATCCATGGAAAGTTAGACTCTTGTAAAAAGTATGGAGAAAACAACACAATAGTAGAGTGTGATACTTGGGTTTATAATACCGATTATTTTTCATCATCTAGAGGAATTGAATGGGATTTTGTGTGCAGTCGACGTTGGATGGGTGCCATTGCCCAAACAGCGTATATGTTTGGCGTTGTTGTAGGTTCCATTGTCCTTGGCCGGCTGTGTGATAGACATGGTAGAAAGACCACGTTTGTTTTGTCTAGCGTCTTTCAAATAATATTCGGAACAACGGTTGCCTTTGCAACAgattattatacatttattgtTATAAGGTTCTTATACGGAATTTTTGGATCCGGCTCTTATATAGCTGGATTTGTACTTACGATGGAGCTGGTTGGACCTAGACGTCGTACTATTTGTGGAGTAACTTTCCAAATTATGTTCGCAGTTGGAATAATGGTTTTGGCAGCATGGGGATATTTCGTTGATAACAGATTTTATTTGCAAATCATATATGGTCTGCACGCTGTTATACTAGTGCCACATTGGTTTTTAATGGACGAATCGCCGAGATGGCTTTGGTCACAAGGCCGAGCGCGTGAATCAGTTGCCATTATAGAAAAAGCTTTAAAGATGAATAGATCCACGGAAACTGTGGAAACATCGGTGCTAGTCTCTCAGTGTAAAGTTACTTGTGCTAAATATTCAGATGAACAATCAAGTGGAACGTGTGATCTGTTTAAAACTCGTAATATGTTAAAGAAAACCTTTATCATATGTGGTTGTTGGTTCGCTAATTCTGTAGTATATTATGGACTGTCGTTAAACACTGGAAAACTTAATGGAAATCCTTATTTCATAACATTCCTCATGGGCGTTGTGGAGTTGCCAAGTtatgttataattatgtattatttggaTCGAGTTGGACACAGGGCTCTCATAAGCGTGATGATGTTATTGGGTGGAATCTCTTGTTTGGTTGTAGTGGCTCTTCCTCATGGATCTACTTCTGCAACAGGGGTCGTGATGGTTGGCAAGATGTTTATATCCGGCTCTTattctattatatataaatattcagCAGAATTATTTCCTACAGTGGTGCGAAGTTCAGGTGTTGGATTAGGTAGTATGAGTGCAAGCATATCTGGAGCATTGACTCCTTTAATCAGTCTGCTGGATTCACTGAACCCGAAGATTCCTACTATAATTTTTGCATTTTTGGCTCTATTATCTGGGTTTTCTACTTTCTTTTTACCTGAAACTGTAGGTCGCACTCTGCCACAATCTATTGAAGATGGTGAGAAATTTGGTGTAGGTGACACTTGTTTTACCAACTGCAGTGGTAGACGAATGAGCAACACTTCCGAAGATCTTCCTGAAACTATGATTCCTTTAGATTTAACGGTAAAGAAATCGTAA